In Paenibacillus antri, a single window of DNA contains:
- a CDS encoding type II secretion system F family protein yields the protein MAAIWIAVVLASGFLTYRLEKTGDAATRCLPRKHSTVTRIVYVVAEAWLRRCGAYPKLAIHLPQLLRYCAMVQDRSEATDPAYAWTVRTFAATTLAAFAAVFAYLAKADGAVVLLIAVLTAAAPAVLWRELKKKVEGRQRAFVAELPTFLHKLSLLLAAGEAIHRAWQRAGTVGSDKETHPLYTELARTNQDIAQGVPFPKALEDMHRRCGYHEVSALITTVLMNYKRGGEAFALALQDASRLMMEKKHALVRTQGEEASTKLLFPMMLMLCAVMLIVAAPAVMLMN from the coding sequence CTGCTTGCCGCGCAAGCATTCGACCGTTACCCGTATCGTCTATGTCGTCGCGGAAGCGTGGCTGAGGCGATGCGGCGCGTATCCGAAGCTGGCGATTCACCTGCCCCAGCTGCTTCGGTATTGCGCGATGGTTCAAGATCGGTCCGAAGCGACGGACCCGGCATACGCTTGGACGGTTCGAACCTTCGCCGCGACGACGCTCGCCGCGTTCGCCGCCGTGTTCGCCTATCTTGCGAAGGCGGACGGCGCCGTCGTTCTATTAATCGCGGTGCTGACGGCCGCCGCTCCGGCGGTCCTGTGGAGAGAGCTTAAGAAGAAAGTCGAAGGAAGGCAGCGCGCCTTCGTAGCAGAGCTGCCGACGTTCTTGCATAAGCTGTCGCTGCTGTTGGCGGCAGGAGAAGCGATCCACCGAGCATGGCAGCGTGCCGGCACGGTCGGGTCGGACAAGGAAACCCATCCGTTGTATACGGAGCTCGCAAGAACGAATCAGGACATCGCGCAAGGCGTGCCGTTCCCGAAGGCGCTGGAGGATATGCACCGACGCTGCGGATATCACGAAGTGAGCGCACTTATTACGACCGTCTTAATGAACTATAAGCGGGGCGGGGAAGCGTTCGCCCTTGCTCTGCAAGACGCCTCCCGTCTTATGATGGAGAAGAAGCATGCGCTCGTAAGGACGCAAGGGGAGGAAGCGTCGACGAAGCTGCTTTTCCCGATGATGCTGATGTTGTGCGCAGTCATGCTGATCGTCGCGGCCCCCGCCGTCATGCTAATGAATTAA
- a CDS encoding TadE/TadG family type IV pilus assembly protein, translated as MKIRSFFRNSRLFKDEAGSYSLEAALVAPISALLVAGVAFLLIASAQSSLTYITANESSERISQHWNNSYKHPVTGMFSTFQRDPLFWRWNQDSSSAWLWGGEAGETSSLVRLPAGDSSDGSILSRKLSGGAAGWPAAYRGAGSFRGIGWNREVAVEAAVPLSLPGGFGLPDAAGGRSTKSIAEPAEFIRNVELALGYVPALKAVIEGDKFRNLLSPWVDKPDIVPDVDRTLSFRHHSDAVRYLRTLVRGQERRIGTEETGKWRLIDAMDKHEVAHQTYIGPKQPNKDVRDQLMKDAELIRKGKVKGVVWHFFRRTGDATAGPSPALKKLLQDNGIVFVIHS; from the coding sequence ATGAAAATACGATCGTTCTTCCGTAACAGCCGCTTGTTCAAGGACGAAGCCGGCAGCTACAGCCTCGAAGCCGCCTTGGTAGCGCCGATCTCGGCCTTGCTAGTCGCCGGCGTCGCGTTTCTGTTGATCGCATCGGCGCAATCCAGCTTAACGTATATTACGGCGAACGAGTCGTCGGAGCGCATCTCCCAGCACTGGAACAATAGCTACAAGCATCCGGTCACAGGCATGTTTTCGACGTTTCAGCGCGACCCTTTGTTTTGGCGCTGGAACCAGGATAGCTCCAGCGCTTGGCTATGGGGGGGCGAAGCCGGGGAAACCTCTTCCCTCGTACGGCTTCCTGCCGGGGACTCGTCCGACGGCTCCATATTAAGCCGGAAGCTAAGCGGAGGGGCGGCCGGATGGCCGGCCGCATATCGGGGAGCAGGTTCGTTCCGGGGGATCGGGTGGAATCGAGAGGTAGCGGTGGAGGCGGCGGTTCCGCTGTCTCTGCCAGGCGGATTCGGATTGCCGGACGCGGCGGGGGGGAGATCGACGAAATCGATCGCGGAGCCTGCCGAGTTTATCCGGAACGTCGAGCTCGCGCTGGGCTACGTTCCGGCTCTTAAGGCGGTTATCGAAGGCGATAAATTCAGAAATCTCCTCTCGCCTTGGGTGGACAAGCCCGACATCGTACCGGATGTCGACCGGACGCTCTCCTTCCGGCATCACTCGGACGCGGTGAGGTATTTGCGGACGCTCGTCCGAGGACAAGAACGGCGGATCGGCACCGAAGAGACAGGGAAGTGGCGATTAATCGACGCGATGGACAAACATGAGGTCGCTCACCAAACGTACATCGGCCCGAAGCAGCCGAACAAAGACGTACGGGATCAATTGATGAAGGATGCGGAGCTCATTCGTAAGGGGAAGGTGAAAGGGGTCGTCTGGCATTTTTTTCGGAGGACTGGAGACGCGACGGCCGGACCGTCGCCCGCTTTGAAGAAGCTGCTGCAGGACAACGGAATCGTATTCGTTATTCATTCGTAA
- a CDS encoding Flp1 family type IVb pilin: MKQVFAARWRAFWKEEDGIGTLEMLLIIAVILVVAIAFRKWIMEWINGLFENTNDNVTDTLNENTIVLP, from the coding sequence ATGAAACAAGTTTTTGCAGCCCGCTGGCGCGCGTTTTGGAAAGAAGAGGACGGGATCGGAACGCTGGAGATGCTGCTGATCATCGCGGTCATCCTCGTCGTGGCGATCGCCTTTCGGAAGTGGATCATGGAATGGATCAACGGGCTGTTCGAGAATACGAACGACAACGTCACCGATACGCTTAATGAAAATACGATCGTTCTTCCGTAA